The Actinomycetota bacterium genome includes the window CGGTCCAGCGCGGCGAGTGTCTCGGCGCCCTCGCACTCGACGGTCAGCCGCACGCGGGTCTTGGCGATGGCCTCGTCCAGCGCGGAGCCGCCCGTCACGCGCGCGACGATCTCGGCGAGGCAGCCCGCCGCGAGTCGGCCGGTGGGGTGCCCGTGCGTCAGCCCCGCGATGCGGCAGCCCAGGTCGAAGGCGACCGGGGGGTCGCCGTAGTGCGCCAGTCCCACGGGCGCGATGCGCATGACGCCGCCGCAGCCCTTCGAGTCGTTGCGCGCCGCCCGCGCGAAGCCGCCGCCTTCGAGCGCAGCGAGGCAGGTCGAGTCGGGAGCGCGCGCGTAGCCGGGCTCGGACTGGCGCGCGTACCACCTGAGGTAGCGCTCCCACACGCCGTCGGCGGGGTCCGCCCCGGCGCGGTGCGCGCGCAACAGGCCCTCGGCGGTGGCGATCGTCATCTGGGTGTCGTCGGTGAACGAGCCGGCCGGATGCCCGCCCCACGGCTGCAGCCCACTGACCTGCGCGAACTCGAGCCGCGTGAACTCGACCGGCGCGCCGAGCGCGTCGCCGACAGCGCCGCCGACGAGGCAACCCTCGAACCGCTCCAGGANNNNNNNNNNCCCCCCGGCCCCGCGCACCCCGCCCCCGCCCACCCCGCCCCGCCCCGCCGCCCCCGCCCGAGCCG containing:
- a CDS encoding ADP-ribosylglycohydrolase family protein — protein: MERFEGCLVGGAVGDALGAPVEFTRLEFAQVSGLQPWGGHPAGSFTDDTQMTIATAEGLLRAHRAGADPADGVWERYLRWYARQSEPGYARAPDSTCLAALEGGGFARAARNDSKGCGGVMRIAPVGLAHYGDPPVAFDLGCRIAGLTHGHPTGRLAAGCLAEIVARVTGGSALDEAIAKTRVRLTVECEGAETLAALDRAVGMAEVGAEPAEVAIAVAADPVKGAGWVAEECLAVAVAAALAHPDDYRAGVLAAVNIDGDRDSTGAVAGGLLGAMLGLGAVPAEWDAAVEDRDRLLALARELHVSFG